The proteins below are encoded in one region of Terriglobia bacterium:
- a CDS encoding IS1595 family transposase, producing MTSEIKEPKTLQEAITYFSNIDNCLAYLAKKRWPDGVVICPTCGGKEVHFLKTRRLWQCVNEHVRRQFSIKVGTIMEESAIGLDKWLCAIWMICNDKNGISSYEIHRAIGVTQKSAWFLGHRIRLALQNGSLAKFQGHVEVDETYIGGKARFMHKKQRAKMTQPGMPKGGANKVIVGGILERGGKVRTQILENRERQTLHALVRDNVESGSQLSTDDCHSYWGLDKEYAHGIVDHAKEYVNGQVHTNGLENFWSLVKRGLKGTYISVEPFHLFRYLDEQVFRYNNRATKKHFVGDGDRFRLAISQLLGKRITYQELTGKGMERPYQDIPF from the coding sequence ATGACAAGCGAGATCAAAGAACCTAAAACGCTCCAAGAGGCAATCACATATTTCAGCAACATCGACAACTGCCTTGCGTATCTGGCTAAGAAACGCTGGCCTGATGGTGTTGTGATCTGTCCGACTTGTGGCGGCAAAGAAGTTCATTTCCTCAAAACGCGCCGTCTTTGGCAGTGTGTCAATGAACACGTACGGCGGCAATTCAGTATCAAGGTTGGAACCATCATGGAAGAGAGCGCAATCGGGCTGGACAAATGGCTCTGCGCTATTTGGATGATCTGTAACGACAAGAACGGAATCAGCAGCTACGAGATTCATCGCGCTATTGGAGTCACGCAAAAATCCGCATGGTTTCTTGGACATCGTATCCGCTTGGCTCTCCAGAATGGCTCTTTGGCAAAATTTCAAGGGCACGTCGAAGTAGATGAAACCTACATAGGCGGTAAGGCCCGTTTCATGCACAAAAAGCAACGCGCCAAAATGACTCAGCCGGGAATGCCAAAAGGCGGTGCTAATAAAGTTATAGTCGGCGGAATCTTGGAGCGTGGCGGCAAAGTGAGAACTCAGATTCTTGAGAATAGAGAGCGTCAAACTTTGCACGCACTTGTTAGGGATAACGTCGAATCCGGCTCTCAGCTCTCTACGGATGATTGCCACTCTTATTGGGGACTGGACAAGGAATACGCTCATGGAATCGTTGACCATGCCAAAGAGTACGTGAACGGGCAAGTGCATACGAACGGACTGGAAAACTTCTGGAGTCTCGTAAAGCGCGGATTGAAAGGCACCTATATTTCCGTTGAACCGTTCCATCTTTTCCGTTACCTCGATGAGCAAGTATTTCGTTACAACAATCGTGCGACCAAAAAACATTTTGTTGGCGATGGCGACCGTTTCCGGTTAGCCATCTCGCAACTGTTAGGCAAGCGAATCACTTATCAGGAACTCACTGGTAAGGGTATGGAGCGGCCCTACCAAGACATACCGTTCTAA